Proteins encoded within one genomic window of Cytophagales bacterium:
- a CDS encoding YbjQ family protein → MIITTTETLPDKTITEVIGIARGSTVRARNIGRDIFAGLKNIVGGEIEEYTKLLAHSREQAMQRMEDDARRLGADAVVNVRLTSSMVMQGTSEIVAYGTAVKLS, encoded by the coding sequence ATGATCATTACTACAACTGAAACACTACCTGACAAAACAATAACCGAGGTGATCGGAATTGCCAGAGGAAGCACTGTACGAGCAAGAAATATTGGCAGAGATATTTTTGCAGGACTGAAAAATATCGTTGGTGGAGAGATAGAAGAATACACCAAACTCCTGGCTCACTCGAGGGAACAGGCCATGCAGCGCATGGAAGATGATGCTCGAAGACTGGGTGCAGATGCCGTGGTGAATGTCCGACTAACTTCATCGATGGTAATGCAAGGGACTTCTGAAATTGTAGCTTACGGAACTGCAGTAAAACTATCCTGA